The Hahella sp. HNIBRBA332 genome window below encodes:
- a CDS encoding YHYH domain-containing protein — MQFLRSLSSGNIGSTAMKTLLITAFLFAFAGFAYAHSGGTDSNGCHHDHKKGGYHCHNKKG; from the coding sequence ATGCAGTTCTTGCGTAGCCTCTCATCTGGAAATATAGGAAGTACCGCCATGAAGACGCTCTTAATCACAGCTTTTCTCTTTGCTTTCGCAGGCTTTGCATACGCCCACTCGGGAGGGACGGATAGTAACGGCTGTCATCATGACCATAAAAAGGGTGGCTATCACTGCCACAATAAAAAAGGCTGA
- a CDS encoding MbtH family protein, whose translation MNTEQPNPFDDESLPFLVLINSRGQYSLWPQFTSIPPGWRNVLGPARRADCLHYIEQNWTDIRPRLSINPADK comes from the coding sequence ATGAATACAGAGCAGCCCAACCCGTTCGATGACGAATCCCTGCCATTTCTGGTGCTGATCAACAGCCGCGGACAATACAGTTTATGGCCGCAATTCACGTCAATTCCGCCTGGTTGGCGCAACGTTCTCGGTCCGGCCAGACGCGCCGACTGCCTTCATTATATTGAACAGAACTGGACCGATATCCGCCCCCGATTATCTATAAATCCAGCAGATAAATAG
- the fes gene encoding enterochelin esterase — protein sequence MSEIIGRRMPVPISHEPSSAQPLASVQHTSPPVASEFSAFGLDGDIGDERWWRSLQQKGTPLVESLANDKARVTFVWRDPHGDEHCSPIRRVYIDVNSVTNHRSRNPQSLERIAGTDVWRWRTTLPANWRGTYALAPVTKDYLPPNWSGSEERQRMSQRVWWRDLMSQAIADPLNPNQPYSAGWGAASALHLPQAPEQTAWGSVDAGETGLGDGALLQALHWSSQTLGNRRKVWIFSPEEAQGDNVDPRRRPLVILLDGQHWATRMPAFSALQYETRQGALPPAVYVLIDAIDGERRSEELCCNPRFWEAVQDELIPLAAGVTPFSSRAMDTVVAGQSFGGLAAMYAGLAFSERFGCVLSQSGSFWWPYVEYLHAPLGQCAVRRPGERGALAEQLAQGRLSARPLRIYQEVGAREDVMIDLNDTLRIELERAGHHVNYHLFEGGHDWLCWRGGLIEGLRWLLEQPD from the coding sequence ATGTCCGAGATCATTGGCCGCAGAATGCCGGTCCCCATCTCACACGAACCATCGAGTGCGCAACCATTAGCGTCCGTACAGCACACATCGCCCCCCGTGGCCTCCGAATTCAGCGCATTCGGATTAGATGGCGACATTGGCGACGAGCGCTGGTGGCGTTCTCTACAACAGAAAGGAACGCCGCTGGTGGAATCTCTTGCCAATGATAAGGCGCGGGTGACCTTTGTCTGGCGCGATCCTCATGGCGACGAACATTGTTCTCCCATCCGCCGCGTGTATATCGACGTCAACTCCGTCACCAATCACCGCAGTCGTAACCCGCAAAGCCTGGAGCGTATCGCCGGGACGGATGTGTGGCGCTGGCGGACGACCTTACCGGCCAATTGGCGCGGAACCTATGCGCTGGCCCCCGTCACCAAGGATTATTTGCCGCCAAACTGGAGCGGTAGCGAAGAGCGTCAACGCATGAGCCAGCGCGTCTGGTGGCGGGATTTGATGAGTCAGGCTATCGCCGATCCACTTAACCCCAATCAACCCTATAGCGCTGGTTGGGGCGCCGCTTCCGCTTTGCATCTTCCGCAGGCGCCGGAGCAGACGGCCTGGGGCAGCGTAGACGCGGGAGAAACCGGACTGGGCGACGGCGCGCTGTTGCAGGCGCTGCACTGGAGCAGTCAAACCCTGGGCAATCGGCGCAAAGTCTGGATATTCAGCCCGGAAGAGGCGCAGGGCGATAACGTTGACCCTCGCAGACGCCCCCTGGTCATCCTGCTGGATGGTCAGCACTGGGCGACCCGCATGCCGGCGTTTTCCGCGTTGCAATATGAAACCCGCCAAGGCGCGTTGCCGCCCGCCGTGTATGTGCTGATCGACGCGATTGATGGCGAGCGCCGCAGCGAAGAACTCTGTTGCAATCCCCGTTTTTGGGAGGCGGTGCAGGACGAGCTGATCCCGCTCGCTGCTGGCGTGACGCCGTTTTCCAGTCGCGCTATGGATACGGTCGTCGCCGGACAGAGTTTCGGCGGATTGGCGGCGATGTACGCGGGACTGGCGTTTTCCGAGCGTTTCGGCTGCGTGCTGAGCCAGTCCGGCTCCTTCTGGTGGCCTTATGTGGAGTATCTGCATGCGCCGCTTGGCCAGTGCGCGGTGCGTCGCCCCGGAGAGCGCGGCGCGCTGGCGGAGCAACTGGCGCAAGGCCGGCTGAGCGCACGGCCGCTGCGCATCTATCAGGAAGTCGGCGCGCGGGAGGATGTGATGATCGATCTTAACGACACCCTGCGCATAGAACTGGAGCGCGCCGGTCATCACGTGAATTACCACTTGTTCGAAGGCGGTCACGACTGGCTTTGCTGGCGCGGCGGACTGATTGAAGGCCTGCGCTGGCTGCTGGAACAACCTGACTGA
- a CDS encoding non-ribosomal peptide synthetase, with product MLETSGKNSLAPEEVELPLIGTQMGIWLADQIAVGRNSYVVAHYVDLHGALDAPLLQRAIRMGLAETDTPHARFIEDDNGVLQRLPLNRCVDDVDVPDLIDLTAEQDPKRQAGVIMYDDLGTPWRGEENQPLYRHMLIKVGAARWFWYQRYHHVSVDGYSFAAMTRRIADIYNALRKGRAPEKSRHTPFAKVVQEYQNYQASDAYAQDRAFWWDYAATLADPVSLAAGERQKAGGFANANTLKRRLRLPLQRFEIPAETRLNPNEIAMAGVFAYLRRMTGRKRIVVGMPFMRRMGSTALNATGPVVNVLPVQLDMNGAPDIVSLARRLTSELARIRRRQRYDAEQLQRDVGVVGSGRGLYAATINLKIYDQGLDLDGVPGVTHVLAAGPVEDLEFGLWLEQNALVIELTANPERYGDQELRLHCERLAHFLEYALRHPQESIDQLPLLGPGELARLRNWSTGPRVEAPAQTQTILDIFHACVVPFEQEIALRCGEAYLTFAELSARVNRLGRELIAQGLAPDDLAAIALPRGVDYVVSILAVLSAGAAYLPLDLDYPPERLALMLEDASPKLAVTHSAVAQDALATVACVALDDSVLQQRINGRSGAPIRDAERAEPLRSGHLAYVIYTSGSTGAPKGVMATHGGLLNLLLSHQVTLYGAAMAQLPGRRLRAAHSASFSFDASWEQLFWLLLGQELHICTEEQRRDAQALVELAHSQGIDAFDVPPSMLQQMLDCGLMQEGAPHPSLVLIGSEAAPPALWRRVKQYPKLHVHNFYGPTEYTVDALGAGVAAADQPVIGRPVANTRIYVLDPELRDAPQGVTGELYVAGTGLARGYLARPGMTAARFVANPEGEGDLMYRTGDLVRWTPDGQLEFVGRSDRQVKVRGFRVELGEVEHALEALPGVSGAVVTAATAGASHRLTAYCTVNEGLRHDDEPLRDRLYRQLSEMLPDYMMPSALAILPAWPLTVNGKIDKQALPTIRPSSRQGGKAPVTDAEKRVCAAIAQVLGLEQVAVDDDFFNLGGDSISAMSLGTELRRSGYQLRPKEIFTQRTAARMSRAMQPLKKQNGTASGLIQGPVGALPAPSWFAEQYGWERRFAQGVLLRIPERIQSAHLREALQALQRAHPALRAYIGEEGLAIKDIGAGLDSRILTRVEVAHEADSEAFGKLADELFEASAAELNPAAGVMMRAWCIADRDNGVWLMLTLHHLVVDGVSWRVLLRELETACEAVAAGAAAMIPAEETSLRDWSRALHEEIPARRQELALWRDMLQGYLPLLSRRPLDPAQDTYGAAQHWRTLADAMLTRALLQTLPNAYRASIDEILLAVVAKAFCEERAASGVRFSLESHGREILQEQVDPARTIGWLTAEYPVAFDLTAVLSGQYDAAEPVRAVKRSLRRIPDHGLGYGVLRYLDKTSRDELAQLEAEHRPQVLFNYLGRFNVGEGYWTPRHLGERFKDAFAVAIDGELSMLYGLEINIFVDEAKGDPRLAINWTWAQGLYDRWLIARLHQRIVENLRELEHFAAYRPGAAADTLIAAETAVAGVSLDEAALSELRDRCGPLAAALPVLPLQQGLLFHAQLGEAASKYNSTTRLDFRGTLDVERMRDALEAVLRRHPQMAAAFDTESAPQPLQLIPLVIDGERRWPWSQCYLGDLRGEALEQELWRLEQEELARDFDIAATPAQPLLHARLIHHIDNRHTLFLTAHHLVVDGWSTPILLRDFLHAYGDGADTLAPTHSDYAQVVRDLCARDTEAAATAWREALKDVRPTLLFAGAPAQAQVKELELTLPKALEQALQTCCREQGLTLNTVMQGAWAAVLAVLSGRDDVVFGAPVSGRFSPVDGLEEHVGLFSNTIPVRMRFDPERPLLAQFQGLQAQQVALLEHDCLGLADIQRLAGTSTLFDTLLVSENYPDNDGLTERDYLGARLTHIRNRGYTHYPLTIMVLPGDRLRLIIEYREPVTQAEDIAQRLLSVLEQLAYHSETPWSRMDLRTQSECSLIDSVNATNAVVADSTLCQLLAAQARRTPNAVALEDEMLRLSYRQMRAQALALAQKMRRAGVNTGDIVAVALPRCARLSIALTAVLESGAAYLPLDTGYPDERLAYMVRNAAPRLIITSSDQASRFREMGELMRFDQLAAEVAEVEKGGLENELEAQQALSHGLTPDHPAYLIYTSGSTGNPKGVLVSHRAIVNRLAWMQAEYGLQSDDVVLQKTPCSFDVSVWEFFWSHMVGASLYMAPPEAHRDPDELLALIERHKVTTLHFVPSMLAAFVNRLPAAIASQGEVPCGGLRRVFCSGEALSRELADLYSVYIRAPLHNLYGPTEAAVDVTYKQASGLLDKERENTGLSVPIGRPVWNTQLRILDPWLRPAPVGVAGELYLCGVQLAEGYLGRPDLTAVRFVADAAGESARMYRTGDVARWLPNGDVEYLGRSDDQLKIRGQRIELGDIESALQSLSEVKRAVVHARVINHSDAAMAGADNRQLVGYVIPHADDIDADAIRRQLAATLPAHMVPVAIVPVREFPLSANGKLDRKALPEPSTVKRETQGRAPRPGLEAQIASVFARILNLPTVAADDDFFALGGHSLLAMNLAAELRKTLARPVSVGTIMTSPTVAQLATLLADENALNDPANAGFGEVLHLRAGRGAPLFCVHPASGFAWQYSGLVRHLPTHIPLVGLQSPGSHGAIAASDDIDAICERHLQTLRRIQPHGPYHLIGYSLGGTIAHGLAAKLRMLGEDVAFLGLLDAYPPEGQDWSGPTEEEAHAEVEREKEQFMLDAEAAADDFVEQEKAAMFKQIVANYEASVKLLSTAQTPIYDGDIHMFVATRTLPENWQVEGSWKPYIRTMTRHDIHCNHEDIVSPETLKTLGPLLNKLLTEMSEGGGER from the coding sequence GTGTTAGAAACTTCAGGTAAGAACTCTCTGGCTCCAGAGGAGGTGGAACTTCCTCTGATTGGAACCCAAATGGGCATATGGCTCGCCGATCAGATTGCGGTGGGACGCAACAGCTACGTGGTGGCTCATTATGTGGACTTACATGGGGCGCTGGACGCGCCTCTGTTGCAGCGTGCGATACGCATGGGGCTGGCGGAGACGGATACTCCCCACGCCCGCTTTATTGAAGACGACAACGGTGTTCTACAGCGCCTGCCGCTGAACCGCTGCGTCGACGACGTGGACGTTCCGGACCTGATCGATTTGACCGCGGAGCAAGATCCCAAACGCCAGGCCGGCGTCATCATGTACGACGACCTGGGAACGCCCTGGCGCGGCGAAGAGAATCAGCCGCTGTATCGACATATGCTGATCAAAGTCGGAGCGGCGCGCTGGTTCTGGTATCAGCGCTACCATCATGTGAGCGTGGATGGTTACAGCTTCGCCGCCATGACCCGTCGCATCGCCGATATCTACAACGCCCTGCGCAAAGGCCGCGCCCCGGAAAAGAGCCGTCATACTCCCTTCGCCAAAGTCGTGCAGGAGTATCAAAATTATCAGGCGTCCGACGCCTACGCGCAGGACCGCGCCTTCTGGTGGGATTACGCTGCGACTCTGGCGGACCCGGTGTCGCTGGCGGCGGGAGAGCGGCAAAAGGCGGGCGGATTCGCCAACGCCAATACCCTGAAACGCAGACTGCGCCTGCCGCTACAGCGCTTCGAGATACCGGCTGAGACGCGCCTGAATCCTAATGAAATCGCCATGGCCGGGGTGTTCGCCTATCTGCGCCGAATGACCGGCCGCAAGCGGATTGTCGTAGGCATGCCGTTTATGCGGCGAATGGGATCGACGGCCCTGAACGCCACCGGGCCGGTGGTGAATGTGTTACCGGTGCAACTGGATATGAACGGCGCGCCGGATATCGTCAGTCTGGCGCGACGTCTGACGTCGGAACTGGCGCGGATTCGCCGCCGCCAACGCTACGACGCCGAACAATTGCAACGGGATGTGGGCGTGGTGGGCTCCGGTCGGGGCCTGTACGCCGCTACGATTAACCTGAAGATTTATGATCAGGGCCTGGATCTGGACGGCGTACCCGGCGTCACTCATGTGCTGGCCGCCGGACCGGTGGAGGATCTGGAGTTTGGCCTGTGGCTGGAGCAGAACGCGCTGGTGATCGAACTCACCGCCAACCCGGAGCGCTATGGGGATCAGGAACTGCGTCTGCATTGCGAGCGACTGGCGCATTTTCTGGAGTACGCGTTGCGCCATCCTCAGGAATCGATTGATCAGCTTCCCTTATTGGGTCCGGGAGAACTGGCGCGCCTGCGCAACTGGTCCACCGGACCCCGTGTGGAGGCTCCCGCCCAAACGCAGACCATTCTGGACATATTTCACGCCTGCGTCGTCCCGTTCGAACAGGAAATAGCGCTGCGCTGCGGCGAGGCATATCTGACTTTCGCTGAACTTTCCGCCCGCGTTAACCGCCTTGGCCGAGAACTGATCGCGCAGGGGCTGGCGCCGGATGATCTGGCGGCGATCGCCTTGCCCCGAGGCGTGGACTATGTGGTGTCTATTCTCGCGGTGCTGTCAGCGGGGGCGGCGTATTTGCCGTTGGATCTGGACTATCCACCGGAGCGGCTGGCGCTGATGCTTGAAGACGCTTCGCCAAAACTGGCGGTGACGCACAGCGCTGTGGCGCAAGACGCCCTCGCGACGGTTGCTTGCGTGGCTCTGGACGACTCTGTGTTGCAACAACGCATTAACGGCCGTTCCGGCGCTCCGATTCGCGATGCAGAGCGCGCCGAGCCGCTACGTAGCGGTCATCTGGCGTATGTCATCTACACTTCCGGCTCCACCGGCGCGCCCAAAGGCGTGATGGCGACCCATGGCGGCCTGCTCAACTTATTGCTGTCCCATCAGGTCACGCTCTACGGCGCCGCCATGGCGCAACTGCCGGGACGACGCCTGCGGGCGGCGCACAGCGCGTCGTTTTCCTTCGATGCGTCCTGGGAGCAATTGTTCTGGCTGCTGCTGGGGCAGGAGCTGCATATCTGCACGGAAGAGCAGCGACGCGACGCCCAGGCGCTGGTGGAGCTGGCCCATAGCCAGGGCATTGACGCCTTTGATGTGCCGCCTTCCATGTTGCAGCAGATGCTGGATTGCGGACTCATGCAGGAAGGGGCGCCTCATCCCAGCCTGGTCCTGATCGGTAGCGAAGCGGCGCCGCCTGCGTTGTGGCGCAGGGTGAAACAGTATCCAAAATTGCACGTTCACAATTTCTATGGCCCCACTGAATATACCGTAGACGCCCTTGGCGCCGGCGTCGCTGCGGCGGACCAGCCGGTGATCGGCCGCCCGGTGGCCAATACCCGGATTTACGTGCTGGACCCGGAACTGCGCGACGCTCCCCAAGGCGTGACGGGTGAACTCTATGTCGCCGGCACGGGATTGGCGCGGGGCTATCTGGCGCGACCCGGCATGACCGCCGCGCGCTTCGTGGCGAATCCGGAAGGGGAAGGCGACTTGATGTATCGCACCGGGGATCTGGTGCGCTGGACTCCAGATGGACAGCTGGAGTTCGTCGGCCGCAGCGATCGACAAGTGAAAGTGCGCGGCTTCCGGGTGGAGCTGGGCGAAGTGGAGCATGCGCTGGAGGCGCTGCCGGGCGTCAGCGGGGCGGTGGTGACGGCGGCGACGGCGGGGGCCAGTCATCGGCTGACGGCCTACTGCACGGTCAACGAAGGCTTGCGTCATGATGACGAGCCACTGCGCGACCGCCTGTATCGTCAGCTGTCCGAAATGCTGCCGGACTATATGATGCCCTCCGCACTGGCCATCCTGCCCGCCTGGCCGCTGACGGTAAACGGCAAGATCGACAAACAGGCGCTGCCTACGATTCGTCCGTCCTCTCGCCAGGGGGGAAAGGCCCCGGTTACTGACGCAGAGAAACGGGTCTGCGCCGCCATCGCGCAAGTGTTGGGACTGGAGCAAGTGGCCGTCGATGACGATTTCTTCAATCTGGGCGGCGACAGTATTTCCGCCATGAGCCTGGGGACCGAGCTGCGGCGCAGCGGTTATCAATTGCGGCCCAAAGAAATATTCACCCAGCGTACTGCGGCGCGCATGAGCAGAGCCATGCAGCCGCTCAAGAAACAAAACGGAACCGCCAGCGGCTTGATTCAGGGGCCGGTAGGCGCATTGCCGGCGCCAAGCTGGTTTGCGGAGCAGTACGGCTGGGAGCGCCGTTTCGCCCAAGGCGTGCTACTGCGTATTCCTGAACGGATACAGTCAGCCCATTTACGGGAAGCATTGCAGGCGCTGCAACGCGCTCATCCCGCGTTACGCGCCTATATCGGCGAAGAAGGATTGGCGATAAAGGATATCGGCGCCGGTCTCGACAGCCGAATTCTCACCCGGGTTGAGGTGGCCCATGAGGCCGACTCGGAGGCTTTCGGCAAACTGGCGGATGAGTTGTTCGAGGCGTCCGCGGCGGAACTGAATCCCGCCGCCGGCGTCATGATGCGCGCCTGGTGCATCGCCGACAGAGACAACGGCGTCTGGTTAATGCTGACCTTGCATCATCTGGTGGTGGATGGCGTGTCCTGGCGGGTGCTGCTGCGCGAGCTGGAAACCGCCTGTGAAGCAGTCGCAGCCGGCGCTGCGGCGATGATTCCCGCCGAGGAAACCTCTTTGCGCGATTGGTCGCGGGCCTTACATGAAGAGATTCCGGCGCGACGTCAGGAACTGGCGCTGTGGCGCGACATGTTGCAAGGCTATCTGCCGTTGTTGTCACGACGGCCCCTTGATCCAGCGCAGGACACCTACGGCGCGGCGCAACACTGGCGCACGTTGGCGGATGCGATGCTGACCAGGGCGTTATTGCAGACGTTGCCGAACGCTTATCGGGCGTCGATTGATGAGATTCTGCTGGCGGTGGTGGCGAAAGCCTTCTGTGAAGAACGTGCGGCTTCCGGCGTGCGTTTTTCTCTGGAATCCCATGGACGTGAAATCCTGCAGGAGCAGGTCGATCCCGCTCGCACCATTGGCTGGCTGACGGCGGAATATCCGGTCGCGTTCGATCTGACGGCGGTGTTATCGGGTCAGTATGACGCGGCGGAGCCGGTGCGGGCGGTGAAACGCAGCCTGCGGCGCATTCCTGATCACGGTCTGGGCTATGGCGTGCTGCGTTATCTGGACAAAACGAGCCGGGATGAACTGGCGCAACTGGAAGCGGAACATCGACCTCAGGTGTTATTTAACTATCTGGGGCGTTTCAATGTCGGTGAGGGCTACTGGACGCCGCGCCATCTGGGCGAGCGTTTCAAAGACGCCTTCGCTGTGGCTATCGATGGCGAACTGTCCATGTTGTACGGCCTGGAAATCAATATCTTCGTGGATGAGGCCAAAGGCGACCCCCGACTGGCGATCAACTGGACCTGGGCGCAAGGGTTGTATGATCGCTGGCTGATCGCCCGCCTGCATCAACGCATCGTGGAAAACCTGCGCGAGCTGGAGCACTTCGCCGCCTACCGACCCGGCGCGGCGGCGGATACCCTGATTGCCGCGGAGACCGCAGTCGCGGGAGTCAGTCTGGATGAAGCGGCGCTGTCCGAGCTGCGTGATCGTTGTGGTCCTCTTGCGGCGGCGCTGCCTGTGTTGCCGTTACAGCAGGGGCTTTTGTTCCATGCCCAATTGGGGGAAGCGGCCAGCAAGTATAACTCCACCACACGTCTGGATTTTCGTGGAACGCTTGATGTGGAGCGGATGCGGGATGCGCTGGAGGCGGTGTTGCGACGTCATCCGCAAATGGCGGCGGCGTTCGATACCGAGAGCGCGCCGCAACCGCTGCAACTGATTCCTCTGGTAATTGACGGCGAGCGCCGTTGGCCTTGGTCGCAATGTTATTTGGGCGACCTGCGCGGGGAGGCGCTGGAGCAGGAACTGTGGCGTCTGGAACAGGAAGAGCTGGCGCGGGATTTCGATATCGCCGCGACGCCGGCGCAACCCCTGCTGCACGCCAGATTGATTCACCATATCGACAACCGCCACACCCTGTTCTTAACGGCGCACCATTTGGTGGTGGACGGGTGGTCCACGCCGATTTTGTTGCGGGACTTTCTGCACGCCTACGGCGATGGCGCGGATACCCTGGCGCCCACGCACTCCGATTACGCCCAGGTGGTGCGCGATTTATGCGCCAGAGACACAGAAGCCGCCGCCACCGCCTGGCGCGAAGCGCTGAAGGATGTCCGTCCCACCTTGTTGTTTGCAGGCGCACCCGCACAAGCGCAGGTGAAAGAGCTGGAGCTGACCTTGCCGAAGGCGTTGGAGCAGGCGCTGCAGACCTGTTGCCGTGAACAGGGACTGACTCTCAATACGGTGATGCAAGGCGCCTGGGCCGCCGTGTTGGCGGTGTTGAGCGGCCGTGATGATGTGGTGTTCGGCGCGCCAGTATCGGGACGTTTCAGTCCGGTGGATGGACTGGAGGAGCATGTGGGCCTGTTCAGTAACACGATTCCGGTGCGCATGCGCTTCGATCCTGAGCGGCCGTTATTGGCCCAATTTCAGGGGCTGCAGGCGCAACAGGTGGCGTTGCTGGAGCACGATTGTCTGGGGCTGGCGGATATTCAGCGCTTGGCGGGTACGTCGACCTTGTTCGATACCTTGCTGGTCAGTGAGAACTATCCCGATAACGATGGGCTGACCGAGCGGGATTATCTGGGCGCGCGCTTGACCCATATTCGCAATCGCGGCTACACCCATTATCCGCTGACGATCATGGTGCTGCCCGGTGACCGTTTGCGATTGATCATCGAATATCGCGAGCCGGTGACTCAGGCGGAGGACATCGCGCAACGACTGTTGAGCGTGCTGGAGCAACTCGCCTATCACTCGGAGACGCCCTGGAGCCGGATGGATCTGCGCACCCAAAGCGAATGCAGTTTGATTGATAGCGTCAACGCCACGAACGCTGTCGTCGCCGACAGCACGTTGTGTCAGTTACTGGCGGCGCAAGCCCGCAGGACCCCCAACGCGGTGGCGCTGGAAGACGAAATGCTGCGACTGAGCTATCGCCAGATGCGCGCCCAAGCGCTGGCATTGGCGCAGAAAATGCGACGGGCGGGGGTTAATACAGGAGATATCGTCGCTGTCGCTTTGCCCCGGTGCGCGCGGCTGAGCATTGCTCTGACTGCGGTATTGGAGAGCGGCGCGGCCTATCTGCCGCTGGATACCGGTTATCCCGACGAGCGCTTGGCCTATATGGTCCGTAACGCCGCGCCGCGTTTGATCATCACTTCTTCGGATCAGGCCTCCCGCTTCCGCGAGATGGGGGAACTGATGCGGTTTGATCAGCTGGCGGCGGAAGTCGCGGAGGTTGAGAAAGGTGGGCTGGAAAATGAATTAGAAGCGCAACAAGCCTTATCTCACGGACTGACGCCGGATCATCCCGCCTACCTGATTTATACCTCCGGCTCCACCGGCAATCCCAAGGGCGTGTTGGTGTCGCATCGCGCTATCGTCAATCGTCTGGCCTGGATGCAGGCGGAGTATGGGCTGCAATCCGATGATGTGGTGTTGCAGAAAACGCCCTGTAGTTTCGATGTGTCGGTGTGGGAGTTTTTCTGGTCGCATATGGTGGGGGCGTCGCTGTATATGGCGCCGCCGGAGGCGCATCGCGACCCGGATGAGCTACTGGCGTTGATCGAGCGCCACAAGGTGACGACGCTGCATTTTGTGCCGTCTATGCTGGCGGCGTTTGTGAACCGTCTGCCGGCGGCCATCGCCAGTCAGGGGGAGGTTCCCTGTGGCGGACTGCGCCGTGTTTTCTGCAGCGGCGAAGCGCTTTCCCGCGAATTGGCGGATTTGTATTCCGTCTATATTCGCGCCCCGTTGCACAATCTTTATGGACCCACGGAAGCGGCGGTGGACGTCACTTATAAACAGGCGTCTGGTTTGCTCGATAAAGAGCGTGAGAATACGGGGTTGAGCGTGCCGATCGGACGACCGGTCTGGAATACGCAACTGCGTATCCTTGATCCCTGGCTGCGTCCGGCGCCGGTCGGCGTGGCCGGAGAGTTGTATCTGTGCGGCGTGCAGTTGGCGGAGGGTTATCTGGGGCGTCCAGACCTCACCGCCGTGCGTTTTGTCGCGGATGCCGCAGGCGAGAGCGCCCGTATGTATCGCACTGGAGACGTAGCGCGCTGGCTGCCCAACGGCGATGTGGAGTATCTGGGACGCAGTGACGATCAGCTTAAGATACGCGGCCAGCGTATCGAGTTGGGAGACATCGAGTCCGCCCTGCAAAGCCTGTCGGAGGTCAAACGGGCGGTCGTCCACGCCCGCGTGATCAACCACAGCGACGCCGCCATGGCGGGCGCGGATAATCGCCAGCTCGTCGGCTATGTCATCCCCCATGCTGACGACATTGACGCCGACGCCATACGCCGTCAATTGGCGGCAACCCTGCCGGCCCATATGGTCCCCGTGGCCATTGTGCCAGTGCGGGAATTTCCGCTCAGCGCCAACGGCAAACTGGACCGTAAAGCCCTGCCGGAGCCATCAACGGTGAAGAGAGAGACTCAGGGCAGGGCGCCAAGGCCTGGATTAGAGGCGCAGATCGCCAGTGTGTTTGCGCGCATTTTGAACTTGCCGACAGTCGCTGCGGACGATGACTTTTTCGCGCTGGGAGGCCACTCTCTTCTGGCGATGAACCTGGCGGCGGAACTGCGCAAGACGTTGGCGCGTCCTGTATCCGTCGGGACGATTATGACCTCGCCAACCGTGGCGCAGTTGGCGACGTTATTGGCGGACGAGAACGCGCTGAACGATCCCGCCAACGCTGGGTTTGGCGAAGTCTTGCACCTACGCGCCGGGCGCGGCGCGCCCTTGTTCTGCGTGCATCCTGCCTCTGGATTCGCCTGGCAATACAGCGGTCTGGTGCGCCACTTGCCGACGCATATTCCATTGGTTGGCTTGCAGTCGCCAGGTTCTCACGGAGCTATCGCCGCCAGCGACGATATCGATGCGATATGTGAACGTCATCTGCAAACATTACGGCGCATTCAGCCCCATGGTCCTTATCATCTGATCGGTTATTCGCTGGGCGGCACCATCGCTCACGGCCTGGCTGCGAAGCTGCGTATGCTTGGCGAAGATGTCGCCTTCCTCGGCCTGCTGGATGCGTATCCACCAGAAGGTCAGGATTGGAGCGGCCCGACGGAAGAAGAAGCGCATGCGGAAGTGGAGCGGGAGAAGGAGCAGTTCATGCTGGACGCCGAAGCCGCGGCGGATGATTTCGTTGAGCAGGAGAAAGCGGCGATGTTCAAACAAATCGTCGCCAACTACGAAGCCTCCGTAAAACTTCTCTCCACTGCGCAAACGCCGATCTATGACGGCGACATACACATGTTCGTCGCCACCCGCACCTTACCGGAAAACTGGCAAGTGGAAGGCAGCTGGAAGCCCTACATTCGCACCATGACCCGTCACGACATTCACTGTAACCACGAAGACATCGTCTCCCCCGAGACATTGAAAACGCTGGGACCACTGCTGAATAAACTGCTGACGGAAATGAGCGAAGGAGGCGGCGAGCGCTGA